From the genome of Gracilibacillus salitolerans, one region includes:
- a CDS encoding NAD-dependent epimerase/dehydratase family protein, which yields MAKVVITGGSGLLGPSVIQEFLDHDYEVVNVDQKYPAEPKCRTIITDLTNLGEVYGVLEGADAVVHLAAIPVAYSHPNEVTFQNNAMSTYNILEAAGTLGIKKAVITSSESSYGFVFSKQDLQPLYVPIDEEHPQMPEDSYGLSKIVNEKTAEMIHQRTGMQVVSMRVGNVIAPHMYENFPEFIHKPELRKPILWSYIDARDAGAAYRLAVEKDGLGTVALNLAADNTSMDITSKELMETCFPNVADFREPVEGFETLLSNKKAKEVLGWQPVHDWRDYVKTNDE from the coding sequence ATGGCAAAAGTTGTTATTACAGGTGGAAGTGGTTTATTAGGTCCTTCTGTTATTCAGGAATTCTTGGATCATGATTATGAAGTCGTAAATGTGGATCAGAAGTACCCGGCAGAACCTAAATGCAGAACGATTATTACAGATTTAACCAACCTTGGTGAAGTGTATGGTGTTTTGGAAGGCGCAGATGCTGTCGTTCACTTAGCAGCGATACCGGTAGCATATTCACACCCAAACGAAGTAACATTTCAAAATAATGCGATGTCTACCTATAATATCTTAGAAGCAGCAGGCACATTAGGTATCAAAAAGGCAGTGATTACATCTAGTGAATCATCTTATGGGTTTGTGTTCAGTAAGCAAGACTTACAACCTTTATATGTACCAATCGATGAAGAACATCCACAAATGCCAGAAGATAGTTATGGTCTATCTAAAATAGTAAACGAAAAAACGGCTGAAATGATTCATCAGCGTACAGGTATGCAAGTCGTATCGATGCGGGTTGGTAATGTCATCGCACCGCATATGTATGAAAACTTCCCTGAGTTTATACATAAACCGGAGTTACGCAAGCCGATATTATGGAGTTATATTGATGCACGTGATGCCGGTGCAGCCTATCGATTGGCAGTCGAAAAAGATGGATTGGGGACAGTAGCATTAAACCTTGCTGCTGACAACACCAGTATGGATATCACAAGCAAAGAGTTGATGGAGACATGCTTTCCCAATGTAGCCGATTTTCGAGAGCCGGTAGAAGGATTTGAAACATTACTAAGTAATAAAAAGGCGAAAGAAGTGTTAGGTTGGCAGCCTGTACATGACTGGCGTGACTATGTAAAAACAAACGATGAATAA
- a CDS encoding response regulator transcription factor, translating into MKEFYKVLIVDDEMLIRQGIINYIEWESEGYKIVGEASNGEEAIKLLESYRPHIIITDIVMPGMDGIELVKHVKENYPDTEVIVLSSFEDFDYVRQTFQSGVADYILKPKLNTEELLQTLNRVTQKQIKATNVNDSQSSMGDICKKIIEGYQSIREMDLARTHFPYDTFVLVEAFWNKRESSKLSKTSIKNQLQQHLTNVKSHDIPLNEHSILFLTNFASNELPKLKEAVHAIDKETGSSNLKWIISTPFQAIDELKTMYETNHLIIQQYHFYLSDRTFLFYDDLPEAAEKKAAFDLNHLIYLFKHKQFQEAFIYLNEHIGLLSNQYETDVFEFKSWLENIMFNIIVLLGNMKYDIQELEAEKYHYFSGINEAFHVREAISIFDTFLAKVEKKVLPANAETTSNIQLLLDYIEENYDSHLTLSTLADHFHFNPSYLSSYFSKHHQEGFSEYLNHVRIKNARKMLVETDKPISAISEAVGYSDPSYFTKVFRKLTAKSPSTYRKENKPTN; encoded by the coding sequence ATGAAAGAATTTTATAAAGTGCTGATTGTCGATGATGAAATGCTAATAAGACAAGGAATTATAAATTATATTGAATGGGAAAGTGAAGGATACAAAATTGTTGGTGAAGCCTCAAATGGCGAGGAAGCAATAAAATTACTGGAATCATACCGCCCTCACATCATTATTACCGATATTGTGATGCCAGGGATGGATGGTATTGAATTAGTAAAACACGTAAAAGAAAACTATCCTGATACAGAAGTTATTGTATTAAGCAGTTTCGAAGATTTTGATTACGTAAGACAAACGTTTCAAAGTGGAGTAGCCGATTATATCCTTAAACCAAAATTAAATACAGAGGAATTATTACAAACATTAAATCGTGTTACCCAAAAGCAAATAAAGGCAACAAATGTAAACGATAGTCAGTCGTCGATGGGAGATATATGTAAAAAAATAATAGAAGGCTATCAATCCATACGTGAAATGGATCTCGCACGCACGCACTTTCCATATGATACGTTTGTTTTAGTAGAGGCATTTTGGAATAAAAGAGAAAGCAGTAAATTATCAAAAACATCTATAAAAAATCAACTGCAACAGCATCTTACAAATGTAAAATCTCATGACATCCCATTAAACGAACATAGCATATTGTTTTTAACTAATTTCGCTTCCAATGAACTACCAAAATTAAAAGAAGCTGTTCATGCAATTGATAAAGAAACAGGTTCATCTAACCTTAAATGGATTATCAGTACACCTTTTCAAGCTATTGATGAACTTAAAACCATGTATGAAACAAATCATCTCATCATACAACAATACCATTTCTATTTGTCAGATCGTACGTTCCTTTTTTATGATGACTTGCCAGAAGCAGCAGAAAAAAAGGCAGCGTTTGACTTGAATCATCTGATTTATTTGTTTAAACATAAACAATTCCAAGAAGCTTTTATCTACTTGAATGAACATATAGGCTTACTTTCCAATCAATATGAAACAGACGTTTTTGAATTTAAATCATGGTTGGAAAATATTATGTTTAATATCATTGTTCTACTCGGCAACATGAAGTATGATATCCAGGAACTCGAGGCAGAAAAATATCATTATTTCTCAGGAATCAACGAAGCTTTTCATGTACGAGAGGCCATTTCGATATTTGATACCTTTTTAGCCAAAGTAGAAAAAAAGGTCCTGCCTGCTAATGCAGAGACAACTTCTAACATCCAACTGTTATTGGATTATATTGAGGAGAATTATGATAGTCATTTAACTTTAAGTACATTAGCAGATCATTTCCATTTTAACCCTTCTTATTTATCCAGTTATTTTAGCAAACATCACCAGGAGGGCTTCAGTGAATATTTAAATCATGTTCGCATCAAGAATGCAAGGAAAATGTTGGTGGAAACCGATAAGCCTATATCTGCAATTAGTGAAGCTGTTGGTTATTCCGATCCAAGTTATTTTACTAAAGTATTTAGAAAGTTGACGGCTAAATCGCCAAGCACTTACCGCAAAGAAAACAAACCGACGAATTGA
- a CDS encoding sensor histidine kinase yields MKKLIRIIQANNLFIKIFLVMVISIIAVSLSITYSSIRMSSNLFMDTFSITNSKIMNQITERFNSFTDSIVSASLEVDTNGTIKQLLQEEQENNIDQSTFYYHMTIEMDRIYAEVDPNDANMVIMSNNQDIFNMNYVKWPVDGEKLANHEMIQRVEESPNDIVYQFEDSEVTNGVPMIIASKALKLRSDYIYGYLFFSLTERDLKKFYESYTGAGNNVLLVTPNGQIISSNQEEMIGESSPKLLDYAESFENENSEYRNVDIFGQNYILLSEYIPSLDIYLVNLIDREIIADNVIDTSEIVLISIAIVSSAVLVAFLILRKMTVSISKLVNQISDMARYQFNKPLKETGGYETRKIAKAFNYMLNELQDYVQILMNTQEKQRKAELETLQHQINPHFIYNTLASIKFMIRQEKKEKASDTIDSFISLIQNSLSNIEETITVEQELENLKNYVQINQARYGDRIQVNYLISPDCLHLYLPKLVIQPFIENAFFHAFTKKKTGFIQILIAQKDHSLICEIIDNGDGMIPERLDNKTIKAKEKRQLFSGIGVKNVHERIQLLYGKNYGVEIDSKPAQGTKVKIKLPVKES; encoded by the coding sequence ATGAAGAAGTTAATCCGTATTATTCAAGCAAATAATCTATTTATAAAGATTTTCCTGGTCATGGTAATCAGTATCATTGCGGTATCGCTATCCATTACCTATAGCAGTATTCGTATGTCGAGCAATTTATTTATGGATACCTTCAGCATCACCAATTCAAAAATCATGAATCAAATCACAGAAAGGTTTAACTCGTTTACCGATTCGATTGTATCAGCTTCACTGGAGGTAGATACGAATGGTACGATAAAACAGTTGCTTCAGGAAGAGCAAGAAAACAATATTGATCAATCGACTTTTTATTATCATATGACCATTGAAATGGATCGGATTTATGCGGAAGTAGATCCTAATGATGCCAATATGGTCATCATGAGCAACAATCAGGATATCTTTAATATGAATTATGTAAAATGGCCAGTAGACGGAGAAAAACTAGCCAATCATGAGATGATACAACGTGTCGAAGAAAGCCCCAATGACATTGTGTATCAATTTGAAGATTCAGAGGTTACCAATGGTGTACCAATGATCATTGCTTCTAAGGCATTAAAGTTAAGATCGGACTATATATACGGTTATTTATTTTTTTCACTGACGGAAAGAGATTTAAAAAAATTCTATGAAAGTTACACAGGTGCTGGAAATAACGTACTGTTAGTAACACCAAACGGTCAAATTATCTCTAGTAATCAGGAAGAAATGATCGGAGAATCCTCTCCTAAATTGTTGGATTATGCGGAGAGTTTCGAAAATGAAAATTCAGAATACCGAAATGTGGACATATTTGGTCAAAACTACATCCTCCTTTCCGAATATATTCCCAGTCTCGATATCTATCTTGTTAATTTAATTGATCGGGAAATAATTGCTGATAATGTCATTGATACCAGTGAAATAGTCTTGATTAGTATTGCTATTGTCAGTTCAGCCGTTCTTGTTGCCTTTTTAATATTACGTAAAATGACTGTTTCCATTAGTAAACTTGTTAATCAAATTTCAGATATGGCCAGGTATCAATTTAATAAACCGTTAAAAGAAACAGGAGGATATGAAACAAGAAAAATTGCAAAAGCCTTCAATTATATGTTGAATGAACTGCAGGATTATGTTCAAATTTTGATGAACACACAAGAGAAGCAAAGAAAAGCAGAATTAGAAACCTTGCAACACCAAATCAATCCGCATTTCATCTATAATACATTAGCTTCGATTAAATTTATGATTCGTCAGGAGAAAAAGGAGAAAGCATCTGACACAATTGATTCCTTTATTTCATTGATTCAAAATTCATTAAGTAATATCGAGGAAACGATAACCGTTGAACAAGAATTAGAAAACCTCAAAAATTATGTACAGATTAATCAAGCGAGATATGGCGACCGAATTCAGGTAAATTATTTAATTTCACCTGACTGTCTGCATCTTTATTTACCTAAGCTAGTTATTCAACCTTTTATTGAGAATGCTTTTTTCCATGCATTTACAAAGAAAAAAACTGGTTTCATCCAAATATTAATTGCACAAAAGGACCATTCACTTATCTGTGAAATTATTGATAATGGCGATGGCATGATACCAGAGCGATTAGATAACAAAACAATCAAAGCAAAAGAAAAAAGACAATTGTTCAGTGGTATTGGTGTTAAAAATGTCCATGAGAGAATTCAATTATTGTACGGGAAAAATTACGGTGTAGAAATAGACAGTAAACCAGCACAAGGAACAAAAGTAAAAATTAAGCTACCCGTTAAAGAATCATAG
- a CDS encoding ABC transporter substrate-binding protein, with amino-acid sequence MREKLSKKFGLLMVALVTAMVLAACSGGADEDGGDDTSEGDDAGITAWAWDPNFNIAALELALEHYDNEEFDMEIRENAQDDIVQRLNTGLSSGTMNGMPNIVLIEDQRAQSFLQSYPDAFYPIGDYFNTEDFAEYKIAPTSFDGEQYGLPFDTGVTGFFYRTDYLEEAGYTHDDLVDITWSEYVEIAKDVKEQTGQAMLSLDPNDLGILRVMMQTTGTWYTTEDGTIQLEGNEPLQMALENYKELLENDLVKLSSDWSQYLAAFNSGNVASVPAGNWIAPSVEAEESQAGLWRVAPIPRLDMEGAVNASNQGGSSFYVLNIDGKEKAAEFLGETFGSNVEFYQDLVQEVGALGTYIPASEGDAYQFENEFFNNQQVIHDFSQWMEEIPQVDYGMNTYGIEDILSAEIQQYLDGKSLEDVLSDAQAQAENQFK; translated from the coding sequence GTGAGAGAAAAATTATCTAAAAAGTTTGGGCTGTTAATGGTAGCTCTTGTCACAGCTATGGTATTAGCAGCATGCTCTGGTGGTGCTGATGAAGATGGCGGTGATGATACATCTGAAGGAGATGATGCAGGAATTACCGCATGGGCATGGGATCCAAATTTTAACATCGCAGCATTAGAACTTGCTTTAGAGCATTATGATAACGAGGAATTCGATATGGAAATTAGAGAAAATGCTCAAGACGATATAGTACAACGACTTAATACTGGTTTAAGTTCAGGAACAATGAACGGTATGCCAAACATTGTATTAATTGAAGATCAACGGGCACAAAGCTTTTTGCAATCTTATCCAGATGCTTTCTATCCAATAGGTGACTATTTTAATACAGAAGATTTTGCAGAATACAAGATAGCGCCAACAAGCTTTGATGGAGAACAATACGGGCTTCCATTCGATACTGGTGTAACAGGTTTCTTCTATCGTACGGATTACCTTGAAGAAGCAGGGTACACGCATGATGATTTAGTAGATATTACTTGGAGTGAATATGTTGAAATTGCGAAAGACGTAAAAGAACAAACAGGACAAGCCATGCTTTCTCTAGATCCAAATGATTTAGGTATTCTTCGTGTCATGATGCAAACAACAGGTACATGGTACACAACGGAAGATGGTACGATTCAACTTGAAGGTAACGAACCATTACAAATGGCTTTAGAGAACTATAAAGAATTATTGGAAAATGACCTTGTTAAGTTAAGCTCTGACTGGAGTCAGTATTTAGCAGCATTTAACAGTGGCAATGTTGCATCTGTTCCTGCTGGTAACTGGATTGCTCCTAGTGTAGAAGCAGAAGAATCTCAAGCAGGTCTTTGGAGAGTAGCTCCTATACCTCGTTTAGACATGGAAGGTGCAGTAAATGCATCGAACCAGGGTGGTAGTTCATTCTACGTATTAAATATCGATGGAAAAGAAAAAGCAGCTGAATTCTTAGGTGAAACTTTTGGTTCTAATGTAGAATTTTATCAAGACTTGGTTCAGGAAGTTGGAGCACTTGGTACTTACATTCCAGCCTCTGAAGGAGATGCATACCAATTCGAAAATGAATTCTTTAATAATCAACAAGTAATACATGATTTCTCTCAATGGATGGAGGAAATTCCACAAGTTGATTACGGTATGAACACTTACGGTATTGAAGATATCTTATCGGCAGAAATTCAACAATACTTGGATGGCAAAAGTCTAGAAGACGTACTATCAGATGCACAAGCACAAGCTGAAAACCAGTTTAAATAA
- a CDS encoding carbohydrate ABC transporter permease, whose product MSQASNPTQQRTFAQQIRKNYIGWLFIILSVLGISLFYFYPMVQALLLSLQSGMGSTLEYVGLDNYVRLFNDPTFITALTNTILYLLIQVPVMIVLALIFSVLLNDPTLKFKGFFRTAIFLPAVTSLVAYAVIFKYLFGNDGLVNDFLLSMNLISQPLNWLSDPFLAKITIIIAITWRWTGYNMIFYLSALQNVDKSMYEAAKIDGASAVQQFFFITIPLLKPIILFTSIVSTIGTLQLFDEVMNITSGGPGNATMTISMYIYNLSFEYTPDFGYAATVSYVILILVVILSFIQFKVAGDRD is encoded by the coding sequence ATGAGTCAAGCTTCTAATCCAACGCAGCAAAGAACATTTGCACAGCAAATCAGAAAGAATTATATTGGTTGGCTTTTTATCATTTTATCCGTATTGGGAATTTCTCTTTTCTATTTTTACCCAATGGTTCAGGCGTTGTTATTATCATTACAATCAGGTATGGGCTCAACCCTGGAATATGTTGGTCTTGACAACTATGTAAGATTATTTAATGACCCGACTTTTATTACAGCTTTAACCAATACGATATTATATCTGTTGATACAAGTCCCAGTAATGATTGTTTTAGCTCTAATATTTTCCGTGTTATTAAATGATCCTACATTGAAATTTAAAGGTTTTTTCCGTACTGCAATTTTTTTACCGGCTGTTACTTCCCTTGTAGCATATGCGGTAATTTTTAAGTATTTATTCGGTAATGATGGTTTGGTTAATGACTTTCTGCTAAGTATGAATCTAATTTCTCAACCACTCAATTGGCTTTCTGATCCGTTCTTAGCCAAAATAACTATCATTATAGCCATCACTTGGAGATGGACCGGTTACAATATGATTTTCTATTTATCTGCTCTACAGAATGTCGATAAATCTATGTATGAAGCAGCCAAAATTGATGGTGCTTCTGCAGTACAACAGTTTTTCTTTATTACGATACCTTTATTAAAACCAATCATTCTATTTACTTCCATTGTATCAACGATTGGTACCTTACAATTGTTTGATGAAGTAATGAATATTACCAGTGGTGGACCTGGTAACGCCACAATGACGATTTCTATGTATATTTATAACTTATCGTTTGAATATACACCAGACTTTGGATATGCAGCTACAGTATCTTATGTTATTTTGATCTTAGTTGTCATCCTATCCTTTATTCAATTTAAAGTGGCAGGTGATCGAGATTGA
- a CDS encoding carbohydrate ABC transporter permease, translating into MKQLKRVFTYLFLSVAAIVSIFPFLWMLVSMTNKSVDVTAGRLIPGTHFIENLNNLLDQTQIGTALWNSFLIAVITTVLTLLIGSLAGYGFEIYRSKGKDIVFNILILSMMIPFAAIMIPLYRLFGQISADAPLIGLDTLAAAFLPTIITAFFIFFFRQNTKMFARELVEAGRIDGLSEWGIFFRIYMPTMKTTYAAAAIIAFMNSWNNYLWPLVVLQSPNKQTIPLLISNLGAGYTPDYGVIMTAIVIATLPTALVFFLMQRHFVAGMMGSVKG; encoded by the coding sequence TTGAAACAGTTAAAACGAGTTTTCACTTATCTATTTTTAAGTGTTGCAGCAATTGTGTCTATCTTCCCTTTCTTATGGATGTTAGTAAGTATGACGAACAAATCCGTTGATGTAACGGCTGGTCGATTGATTCCTGGTACTCATTTTATCGAGAACTTGAACAATCTTCTTGATCAGACACAAATTGGTACAGCATTATGGAATTCATTTCTGATTGCAGTCATCACAACAGTTTTAACACTATTAATCGGTTCATTAGCTGGTTATGGCTTTGAAATTTACCGATCAAAAGGTAAAGATATAGTATTTAATATTTTGATTTTATCGATGATGATTCCTTTTGCAGCGATTATGATTCCGTTGTACCGCTTATTCGGACAGATATCTGCCGATGCTCCGCTCATCGGTTTAGATACGTTAGCAGCAGCCTTCTTACCGACTATTATTACAGCCTTTTTCATTTTCTTCTTCAGACAGAATACGAAAATGTTTGCAAGAGAGTTAGTAGAGGCAGGTAGAATTGATGGTTTAAGTGAATGGGGCATCTTTTTCCGAATTTATATGCCTACGATGAAAACAACATATGCTGCGGCTGCCATTATTGCATTTATGAACAGCTGGAATAACTATCTTTGGCCATTAGTTGTTCTTCAATCTCCAAATAAACAAACCATACCGTTGTTGATTTCCAACTTAGGTGCAGGCTACACGCCTGACTATGGAGTGATTATGACAGCTATCGTCATTGCCACGCTCCCTACCGCACTTGTGTTCTTCTTAATGCAGAGACACTTTGTTGCTGGTATGATGGGGTCTGTGAAAGGATAA
- the ade gene encoding adenine deaminase — MSRELLRKVALGETPADLVIQNGTLVNVMTRELQANVDIAIKGERIASIGKMDRVIGPETHVVDATGKYVAPGLMDGHMHVESTMLSVTEFAKAALKKGTTAIFMDPHEIANVLGTEGVRLMHEEGQRLPLKVFTTFPSCVPATNDLEDAGANLNEKDIEDGLKWDGVIGLGEVMNFPGVVYNDPKMINEIEATMEANKVVTGHFPDGANGMLQAYVASGVDSCHETIAKEQALEKARLGMHIMIREGSAWQDVKEVIKIITEEGIDSSNISLVTDDIYPQTLVEKGQLNHVVRRAMEEGVDPVVAIQMATINVARYFQIDKQYGSISPGKIADIILLDDLADVEASTVITNGEVIVSDQELVKEIPAYKYPDHARDTVKLQRALQPDDFKMFTEQKEQVEINGIRIIENNARTAKMTATLPVTDNVIKMDLEQDIIQLACIERHKGTGQISLGFAQGFGLKSGAVASTVAHDSHNLLVMGVNQEDMAFAANKLAESGGGMIVVEDGEVLAHVPMPIAGLMSDQPIETVVEQVKALEKAWQQLGCTIHAPFMTFSLIALPVIPEIRISNRGLVDVRKFELIDVVNRNNRR; from the coding sequence TTGAGTAGAGAATTACTGAGAAAGGTAGCGTTGGGAGAAACCCCTGCAGACCTTGTAATACAAAATGGAACATTAGTTAATGTAATGACAAGAGAATTACAAGCAAATGTAGATATTGCAATAAAAGGAGAACGGATTGCATCGATAGGAAAGATGGACCGTGTAATCGGACCTGAAACACATGTAGTGGACGCTACAGGAAAATACGTAGCACCAGGATTGATGGATGGGCATATGCACGTGGAAAGTACGATGCTATCTGTTACTGAATTTGCTAAAGCAGCCTTGAAGAAAGGGACCACCGCGATATTTATGGACCCACATGAAATTGCTAATGTGCTTGGTACGGAAGGTGTAAGACTGATGCACGAAGAAGGGCAAAGGCTGCCATTAAAGGTATTTACTACATTTCCTTCCTGTGTTCCTGCCACTAATGACCTCGAAGATGCCGGTGCTAATTTAAATGAGAAAGATATTGAAGATGGGTTAAAATGGGATGGTGTTATTGGTTTAGGTGAAGTAATGAACTTTCCTGGTGTTGTCTATAATGATCCTAAGATGATCAATGAAATAGAAGCAACGATGGAAGCTAATAAGGTTGTAACTGGCCACTTTCCGGATGGGGCTAACGGCATGTTGCAAGCTTATGTTGCCTCTGGTGTGGATTCCTGCCATGAAACCATTGCGAAAGAACAAGCATTGGAAAAAGCGCGTTTAGGCATGCATATTATGATCCGCGAAGGCTCTGCCTGGCAGGATGTCAAAGAGGTAATTAAAATCATTACAGAAGAGGGAATCGATTCTTCAAATATCTCGCTAGTTACCGATGATATTTATCCGCAAACGTTAGTAGAAAAAGGACAGCTGAATCATGTTGTGCGCCGTGCAATGGAAGAAGGTGTTGATCCTGTGGTAGCGATTCAAATGGCTACGATCAATGTAGCACGTTATTTTCAAATTGATAAGCAGTATGGAAGCATTTCCCCAGGTAAAATAGCTGATATTATTTTACTGGATGATTTAGCTGATGTCGAGGCATCTACTGTAATAACGAATGGTGAAGTAATTGTTTCCGATCAAGAGCTTGTAAAAGAAATACCAGCATATAAATATCCTGATCATGCCAGAGATACAGTGAAGTTACAAAGAGCATTACAACCTGATGATTTTAAAATGTTTACAGAGCAAAAAGAGCAAGTTGAGATTAACGGTATCCGGATCATTGAAAATAACGCAAGAACAGCAAAAATGACAGCGACTTTACCTGTAACAGATAATGTGATCAAAATGGACCTTGAACAAGATATTATACAGCTCGCATGCATAGAGCGTCATAAAGGTACTGGTCAAATTTCATTAGGATTTGCCCAAGGTTTTGGTTTGAAGTCAGGTGCTGTTGCGTCAACAGTAGCACATGACAGTCATAATTTATTGGTAATGGGTGTCAATCAGGAAGATATGGCTTTTGCTGCCAATAAACTCGCCGAATCTGGTGGTGGTATGATTGTGGTAGAAGATGGAGAAGTACTGGCACATGTTCCAATGCCAATTGCAGGCTTAATGTCTGATCAACCAATAGAAACAGTAGTGGAACAAGTGAAAGCACTAGAAAAAGCATGGCAACAATTAGGCTGTACCATCCATGCCCCATTCATGACCTTTTCACTTATCGCCTTACCAGTTATCCCGGAAATACGCATCTCCAACCGTGGACTAGTTGATGTAAGGAAATTTGAATTAATAGATGTCGTGAATCGAAATAATAGACGTTAG
- a CDS encoding YesL family protein, which produces MRNSLFGVTEWITRFAYVNILWMAFTLVGLVIFGFFPATVAMFTLIRQWIMGNTEDPVFSTFWNTYKKEFLRSNLFGLCFYFISLLFYINLQFMDMTQGGFYDIVKIPLYIFMLAISLTLIFVIPTYVHFELRFIDVWKNAFLVMLIHPFHNISMVIGSAAVIYVMWLFPGSLFFFGGSLVGYIIMGTCYHAFRKVEAKKEQIAENEVGAKE; this is translated from the coding sequence ATGCGTAACTCATTATTTGGAGTAACAGAATGGATCACCAGGTTCGCTTATGTCAACATTTTATGGATGGCTTTTACGCTAGTCGGGCTCGTTATTTTTGGTTTTTTTCCCGCAACTGTTGCGATGTTTACCTTGATAAGGCAATGGATTATGGGAAATACGGAGGATCCTGTATTTTCGACATTTTGGAATACATATAAAAAAGAATTTTTAAGAAGTAACCTTTTTGGATTGTGTTTTTATTTTATTAGTCTGTTATTTTATATTAATCTTCAATTCATGGACATGACTCAAGGTGGTTTTTATGACATTGTAAAAATTCCATTATATATTTTTATGTTAGCGATTTCCTTAACATTGATTTTTGTTATCCCAACTTATGTTCACTTTGAATTACGATTTATCGATGTTTGGAAAAATGCGTTTCTAGTAATGCTGATTCATCCATTTCATAATATATCCATGGTAATAGGATCGGCAGCTGTTATATATGTAATGTGGCTGTTTCCGGGTTCTTTGTTCTTCTTTGGTGGAAGCCTAGTCGGATATATTATTATGGGTACGTGCTATCATGCCTTTAGAAAGGTTGAAGCCAAAAAAGAACAAATAGCCGAAAACGAGGTTGGGGCAAAAGAGTAA
- a CDS encoding CBS domain-containing protein, which yields MKTVRDIMEQNVSFCKADDSLRDAAELMKQRNVGAIPVCGDNKELLGMVTDRDLVIRGYADNKDGSAKVQEVMSDHLYHVSPDISLQEASQTMAEHQIRRLPVVTNGQLTGIISLGDLSLDEMSDEAAGQALEDISEQTELQ from the coding sequence TTGAAAACAGTAAGAGACATTATGGAGCAGAATGTATCATTCTGTAAAGCGGATGATTCATTAAGAGATGCAGCAGAATTAATGAAACAAAGAAATGTAGGAGCCATTCCCGTTTGCGGTGATAATAAAGAATTATTAGGAATGGTAACTGACCGTGACTTAGTTATTAGAGGCTATGCTGATAACAAAGATGGATCAGCAAAAGTACAGGAAGTAATGAGTGATCACCTATATCATGTATCTCCAGATATTAGCCTTCAGGAAGCAAGTCAAACAATGGCTGAGCATCAAATTCGCCGTCTTCCTGTCGTAACGAATGGGCAATTAACAGGTATTATATCACTGGGAGACTTATCATTGGATGAAATGTCAGATGAAGCAGCAGGACAAGCACTGGAAGACATTTCAGAGCAAACAGAATTACAATAG